Proteins found in one Streptomyces sp. NBC_00461 genomic segment:
- a CDS encoding SDR family oxidoreductase, with protein sequence MSSPDPQVRAARNESTNSATRGPVVAVTGAASGIGALLTERLAASDEIKQVVAIDERRGECAAAQWHILDVRDPAIADKLRGADVVVHLALDLDLETDAAARTAYNVRGTQTVLTAAAAAGIHRVVLCTSAMVYGALPDNELPLSEDAELRATAEATGVGDLLEIERLARRAPRAHPGLNVTVVRPAVLIGGTDTALTRYFESPRLLVVAGSRPAWQFCHVEDLCSALEYAVLEKVDGELAVGCDGWLEQEEVEELSGIRRMELPSAVALGAAARLHRIGLTPSPAGDLAYTMYPWVVSGSRLHDAGWRPQWTNEEVLAELLEEVSGRHTVAGRRLGRKDATAAGAAGATVALLGAAAVVRRARKARRRI encoded by the coding sequence GTGAGTTCCCCAGATCCGCAGGTTCGCGCAGCGCGAAACGAGTCAACCAATTCCGCCACCCGCGGACCCGTCGTCGCGGTCACCGGCGCCGCGTCCGGCATCGGCGCCCTGCTCACCGAGCGGCTCGCCGCCTCGGACGAGATCAAGCAGGTCGTCGCCATCGACGAACGGCGCGGCGAGTGCGCGGCGGCACAGTGGCACATCCTGGACGTACGGGATCCGGCCATCGCGGACAAACTGCGGGGCGCGGACGTCGTCGTGCACCTGGCGCTCGATCTCGACCTGGAGACCGACGCCGCCGCCCGAACGGCCTACAACGTACGGGGGACGCAGACCGTACTGACGGCCGCCGCCGCGGCCGGGATCCACCGGGTCGTGCTGTGCACGTCCGCGATGGTGTACGGGGCGCTGCCCGACAACGAACTGCCGCTGTCCGAGGACGCCGAGCTGCGGGCCACGGCCGAGGCCACCGGGGTCGGGGACCTGCTGGAGATCGAGCGGCTCGCCCGGCGCGCCCCGCGGGCCCATCCTGGACTCAACGTCACCGTCGTACGGCCCGCCGTGCTGATCGGAGGCACGGACACCGCGCTGACCAGGTACTTCGAGTCGCCCCGGCTGCTCGTCGTCGCCGGGTCACGGCCCGCCTGGCAGTTCTGCCATGTCGAGGATCTGTGCAGCGCACTGGAGTACGCCGTCCTGGAGAAGGTCGACGGGGAACTCGCGGTGGGCTGCGACGGATGGCTGGAGCAGGAGGAGGTCGAGGAGCTCAGCGGGATCCGGCGGATGGAACTGCCGTCTGCGGTGGCCCTCGGAGCGGCGGCCCGGCTGCACCGGATCGGGCTGACACCGTCCCCGGCCGGAGACCTGGCGTACACGATGTACCCGTGGGTGGTGAGCGGAAGCCGGCTGCACGACGCCGGGTGGCGGCCGCAGTGGACCAACGAGGAAGTGCTCGCGGAGCTTCTGGAGGAGGTCTCCGGGAGGCACACGGTCGCCGGACGGCGACTGGGCCGCAAGGACGCGACGGCCGCCGGGGCCGCGGGCGCGACGGTGGCCCTGCTCGGTGCCGCTGCCGTGGTGCGGCGGGCACGCAAGGCCCGGCGCCGGATCTGA
- a CDS encoding molybdenum cofactor biosynthesis protein MoaE, translating into MAPTNDHPGEQAAQDPVKLIAIRETALSLDEVFRAVGDDAAGGTALFVGTVRNHDSGADVDQLGYSCHPSAEAEMRRIAEKVVADHPVRALAAVHRVGDLQVGDLAVVVAVSCPHRGEAFEACRKLIDDLKHEVPIWKHQTFSDGTDEWVGA; encoded by the coding sequence ATGGCACCCACCAACGACCACCCCGGCGAGCAGGCCGCGCAGGACCCCGTCAAGCTGATCGCCATCCGGGAGACCGCGCTCTCCCTGGACGAGGTCTTCAGGGCCGTGGGCGACGACGCAGCCGGAGGGACCGCCCTCTTCGTGGGGACCGTGCGCAACCACGACTCAGGCGCCGACGTCGATCAGCTCGGCTATTCGTGCCACCCCAGTGCCGAGGCCGAGATGCGGCGGATCGCCGAGAAGGTCGTCGCCGACCATCCGGTGCGGGCCCTGGCCGCAGTACACCGCGTCGGTGACCTCCAGGTCGGTGACCTCGCCGTCGTCGTCGCCGTGTCGTGTCCGCACCGCGGCGAGGCCTTCGAGGCCTGCCGGAAGCTGATCGACGACCTCAAGCACGAAGTGCCGATCTGGAAGCACCAGACGTTCTCGGACGGCACGGACGAATGGGTCGGCGCGTAG
- a CDS encoding YlbL family protein, whose translation MPRRTATMLASTLMLIALLCAGVFIPVPYSEMSPGPTVNTLGDHDGEPVLQISGRKTYATSGHLNMTTVRVTSADYRMNLVEAVYGWLAHDGKVVPHNTLYPDGKTEEQSTQENAEEFSESQESAKVAALKELDIPVKSFVIVSTVVKGSPAQGRLHAGDVIKAVDGTAVKQPTDVAKLVTKHKSGQNVVFTIVPAKDQAAAEKKNTTATRTRNITIKTATSDDRGEKRAIVGISAGTDHTFPFAIDIKLADVGGPSAGLMFSLGLYDKLTPGSLTGGKFVAGTGTIDDDGKVGPIGGIEMKTVGARSKGAQYFLTPADNCAAAAKDTPDGLTLVKVNTIGDALGALNDIRTNKTSDLPKCTTK comes from the coding sequence ATGCCACGCCGCACCGCGACGATGCTCGCCTCCACCCTGATGCTGATCGCGCTCCTGTGCGCGGGAGTGTTCATCCCCGTGCCGTACTCGGAGATGTCCCCGGGACCGACGGTGAACACGCTCGGGGACCATGACGGCGAGCCGGTGCTGCAGATCTCCGGACGCAAGACCTACGCGACCAGCGGCCACCTGAACATGACGACCGTGCGGGTCACCAGCGCCGACTACCGGATGAACCTCGTCGAGGCCGTCTACGGCTGGCTCGCCCACGACGGCAAGGTCGTCCCGCACAACACGCTCTACCCGGACGGCAAGACCGAGGAGCAGTCGACCCAGGAGAACGCCGAGGAGTTCAGCGAGTCCCAGGAGAGCGCCAAGGTCGCCGCCCTGAAGGAACTCGACATCCCGGTGAAGAGCTTCGTGATCGTCTCGACGGTGGTCAAGGGCTCCCCGGCCCAGGGCAGACTGCACGCCGGTGACGTGATCAAGGCCGTCGACGGCACGGCCGTGAAGCAGCCGACCGACGTCGCCAAGCTCGTGACCAAGCACAAGTCCGGCCAGAACGTCGTCTTCACGATCGTGCCCGCCAAGGACCAGGCCGCCGCCGAGAAGAAGAACACGACGGCGACCAGGACCCGGAACATCACGATCAAGACCGCCACCTCCGACGACCGCGGCGAGAAGCGCGCCATCGTCGGCATCTCCGCCGGGACGGACCACACGTTCCCGTTCGCCATCGACATCAAGCTCGCCGACGTCGGCGGACCGAGCGCCGGTCTGATGTTCTCGCTCGGCCTCTACGACAAGCTCACACCGGGCAGCCTGACCGGCGGCAAGTTCGTGGCCGGCACCGGGACGATCGACGACGACGGCAAGGTCGGCCCGATCGGCGGCATCGAGATGAAGACGGTGGGTGCGCGCAGCAAGGGCGCCCAGTACTTCCTGACGCCGGCCGACAACTGCGCGGCTGCCGCCAAGGACACCCCCGACGGGCTCACCCTGGTCAAGGTGAACACCATCGGCGACGCCCTCGGCGCGCTCAACGACATCCGCACCAACAAGACGTCCGACCTGCCGAAGTGCACGACGAAGTAG
- a CDS encoding PPA1309 family protein, giving the protein MSNTPMAASPLTRAVLEIDEYASGLGWDQPARLFALVDTARLRSQEPALAAQLGLENEPETSGLTPIEQDEIPAGKPLDEFLATIAWPDAVAGCALTVERLVLPPSAEAQVPEGLDEAALSKWVADHPGRQEVRMTVAVLRDGARDSALRLRDKDTPTEVLTGAGLVPGLAEALSATFEE; this is encoded by the coding sequence ATGTCCAACACTCCCATGGCAGCGAGCCCGCTCACCCGGGCCGTACTCGAGATCGACGAGTACGCCTCCGGCCTCGGCTGGGACCAGCCCGCCCGCCTCTTCGCCCTCGTAGACACCGCTCGCCTGCGGTCCCAGGAACCCGCCCTCGCGGCCCAGCTCGGCCTGGAGAACGAGCCCGAGACCAGTGGTCTCACCCCGATCGAGCAGGACGAGATCCCGGCCGGCAAGCCGCTGGACGAGTTCCTCGCCACGATCGCCTGGCCCGACGCGGTGGCCGGCTGCGCGCTGACGGTGGAGCGGCTGGTGCTGCCGCCGTCCGCCGAGGCCCAGGTCCCGGAGGGTTTGGACGAGGCCGCGCTGTCGAAGTGGGTGGCGGACCACCCGGGCCGTCAGGAGGTCCGTATGACAGTCGCGGTCCTGCGCGACGGCGCCCGCGACTCGGCTCTGCGGCTGCGGGACAAGGACACCCCGACGGAGGTCCTCACGGGCGCCGGCCTGGTGCCGGGCCTGGCGGAGGCGCTGTCGGCGACGTTCGAGGAGTAG
- a CDS encoding UPF0182 family membrane protein — protein MRTLAFQMPDRGGGPTGPRIRVGRPSRRVRTLLMTLGVLAVLGMAFTMFAGFWTDWLWYRSVKYSSVFTTTLWTKIGLFFVFGLLMALAVGFNIWLAHRLRPPLSAMSMEQQSLDRYRMGIAPYKAWLLLAITALVGLIAGASASSQWRTWLMWVNGVPFHQKDPQFHLDVSFYAFDLPWYRFLLGFGFAAAILSLIAAALTHYLYGGLRITSPGARATAAATGHLSVLLGVFVALKAIAYWLDRYGLAVKSSDFKATDDWTGLRYVDANAYLPAKTILFCIAVICALLFFATLWRRTWQLPVIGFGLMVLSAILIGGLYPAIVQKFQVQPNEQAKEAPYVQKNLKATREAYGIDDTKVSDYSGTGTSKDKNKLRDDVGSTASIRILDPNIVSPTFQQLQQIRNYYAFPTNLDVDRYSKDGKNAGDQDTVIGLRELNLNGIPKNNWINDHFRYTHGYGVVAAKGTAADPNGQPVFTESDLPSKGNLGTYEQQVYYGEKTTTYSIVGGPQKEIDYSDDSGEKTTSYQGKSGVNLANPINRAAYAVAFNEPQILYSGAIGEGSRILYNRTPKERVEAVAPWLTIDGDAYPAVVNHRIQWIVDAYTTTNGYPYASRTTLGDTTADSLTATNNSRAVVAQQNQVNYIRNSVKATVDAYTGEVKLYQWDTKDPVLKTWMKAFPGTVEPRTAISKSLMDHLRYPQDLFKVQRELLTRYHVTNPTTFLSGSEVWQVPDDPTNKSGNAVPPYYLSMKMPDQSAQAFSLTTTFTPNGRDNLSAFMTVDAEAGTGDYGKIRILKLPTSTTVDGPKQVQSQFNSEQDIAESIKLLKGGDSDIEYGNLLTVPLDGGLLYVEPVYVRGGGLKYPLLRKVLVSYGDKTAFENTLDEALNKVFGAESSTTPPPDQGTTEPPTSSNPTVQAALNDAQKAFDAGQEALKKNDWQAYGEAQKDLEDALKRAEDAQAKADKTGGTGGTGGNGSSSPSPSGSPRPSGSPSPSSSSGSG, from the coding sequence GTGCGCACCTTGGCTTTCCAGATGCCGGACCGCGGCGGAGGCCCGACGGGGCCACGGATCAGAGTGGGCCGCCCGTCCCGGCGAGTCCGGACCCTGCTCATGACGCTGGGCGTCCTTGCCGTACTCGGCATGGCGTTCACCATGTTCGCGGGCTTCTGGACGGACTGGCTCTGGTACCGCTCCGTGAAGTACTCGTCCGTCTTCACCACCACGCTGTGGACGAAGATCGGACTGTTCTTCGTCTTCGGCCTGCTGATGGCCCTCGCGGTCGGCTTCAACATCTGGCTGGCGCACCGGCTGCGACCGCCGCTGAGCGCCATGTCGATGGAGCAGCAGAGCCTCGACCGCTACCGGATGGGCATCGCTCCCTACAAGGCCTGGCTGCTGCTCGCCATCACCGCCCTGGTCGGTCTGATCGCCGGCGCCTCGGCGTCCAGCCAGTGGCGCACCTGGCTGATGTGGGTCAACGGCGTGCCCTTCCACCAGAAGGACCCCCAGTTCCACCTCGACGTCTCCTTCTACGCCTTCGACCTGCCCTGGTACCGCTTCCTGCTCGGCTTCGGCTTCGCCGCCGCGATCCTGTCCCTGATCGCCGCCGCGCTCACGCACTACCTGTACGGCGGCCTCAGGATCACCTCCCCGGGCGCGCGTGCCACGGCCGCCGCGACGGGACATCTGTCGGTACTGCTCGGCGTATTCGTCGCCCTGAAGGCCATCGCGTACTGGCTCGACCGGTACGGCCTCGCGGTGAAGTCCAGCGACTTCAAGGCGACGGACGACTGGACCGGCCTCAGGTACGTCGACGCGAACGCCTACCTGCCGGCGAAGACGATCCTGTTCTGCATCGCCGTCATCTGCGCGCTGCTGTTCTTCGCCACCCTGTGGCGGCGCACCTGGCAGCTGCCCGTGATCGGCTTCGGCCTGATGGTGCTCTCGGCGATCCTGATCGGCGGGCTCTACCCGGCGATCGTCCAGAAGTTCCAGGTCCAGCCCAACGAGCAGGCCAAGGAAGCGCCGTACGTCCAGAAGAACCTCAAGGCGACGCGCGAGGCCTACGGCATCGACGACACCAAGGTCAGCGACTACTCGGGGACGGGCACCAGCAAGGACAAGAACAAGCTGCGCGACGACGTCGGTTCCACGGCGAGCATCCGCATCCTCGACCCGAACATCGTCTCGCCCACGTTCCAGCAGCTCCAGCAGATCAGGAACTACTACGCGTTCCCGACCAACCTGGACGTTGACCGATACAGCAAGGACGGCAAGAACGCCGGGGATCAAGACACGGTCATCGGTCTGCGCGAGCTGAATCTGAACGGCATTCCGAAGAACAACTGGATCAACGACCACTTCCGTTACACCCACGGCTACGGCGTGGTCGCCGCCAAGGGCACCGCGGCCGACCCCAACGGTCAGCCCGTCTTCACCGAGTCCGACCTGCCCTCCAAGGGAAACCTCGGAACGTACGAACAGCAGGTCTACTACGGCGAGAAGACCACCACCTACTCGATCGTCGGCGGTCCCCAGAAGGAGATCGACTACTCCGACGACAGCGGTGAGAAGACCACCAGCTACCAGGGCAAGAGCGGCGTCAACCTCGCCAACCCGATCAACCGGGCCGCGTACGCGGTGGCGTTCAACGAGCCGCAGATCCTCTACTCCGGTGCCATCGGCGAGGGTTCGCGCATCCTGTACAACCGCACTCCCAAGGAGCGCGTCGAAGCGGTGGCGCCCTGGCTGACCATCGACGGCGACGCGTACCCGGCGGTGGTCAACCACCGCATCCAGTGGATCGTGGACGCGTACACGACGACCAATGGCTATCCGTACGCCTCCCGTACGACCCTGGGGGACACGACGGCCGACTCGCTCACCGCGACCAACAACTCGCGTGCGGTGGTGGCCCAGCAGAACCAGGTCAACTACATCCGCAACTCGGTGAAGGCGACCGTCGACGCGTACACCGGTGAGGTCAAGCTCTACCAGTGGGACACCAAGGACCCGGTCCTGAAGACGTGGATGAAGGCATTCCCGGGCACCGTGGAGCCCAGGACCGCCATCTCGAAGTCGCTGATGGACCACCTGCGCTACCCGCAGGACCTGTTCAAGGTCCAGCGCGAGCTGCTGACCCGCTACCACGTCACCAACCCGACGACCTTCCTCAGCGGCAGCGAGGTGTGGCAGGTCCCCGACGACCCGACCAACAAGTCGGGCAACGCGGTGCCTCCGTACTACCTGAGCATGAAGATGCCCGACCAGTCGGCGCAGGCGTTCTCACTGACGACGACGTTCACGCCCAACGGCCGGGACAACCTCAGTGCGTTCATGACGGTCGACGCCGAGGCGGGCACCGGCGACTACGGCAAGATCAGAATCCTGAAACTGCCGACCAGTACGACCGTCGACGGACCCAAACAGGTGCAGAGCCAGTTCAACTCCGAACAGGACATCGCCGAGTCGATCAAGCTGCTGAAGGGCGGCGACTCCGACATCGAGTACGGCAACCTGCTGACCGTGCCACTCGACGGAGGACTGCTGTACGTGGAGCCGGTCTACGTACGCGGTGGTGGACTCAAGTACCCGCTGCTGCGGAAGGTGTTGGTCAGCTACGGCGACAAGACCGCCTTCGAGAACACCCTCGACGAGGCCCTCAACAAGGTCTTCGGAGCGGAGAGTTCGACCACGCCACCGCCGGACCAGGGGACGACCGAGCCACCGACGTCCAGCAACCCGACGGTCCAAGCGGCACTGAACGACGCCCAGAAGGCCTTCGACGCCGGTCAGGAAGCCCTCAAGAAGAACGACTGGCAGGCGTACGGCGAGGCGCAGAAGGACCTCGAGGACGCGCTCAAGCGGGCCGAGGACGCGCAGGCCAAGGCTGACAAGACCGGCGGAACCGGCGGAACCGGCGGAAACGGGAGCAGCAGTCCGAGCCCGAGCGGCAGCCCCCGCCCGAGCGGCAGTCCGAGCCCGAGCAGCTCCTCCGGCAGCGGCTGA
- a CDS encoding tetratricopeptide repeat protein, whose amino-acid sequence MDVMGDKATLFETGRFVQPSEPAEAGEVAEEAVEEVRQRLAAEAGDVEAMSVLGAMLLRRGDLDGAEPHLRAATAAGDRAAANNLGVLLHQRGYADEAAGWWRVAAVAGSAAAAHALGRYHRERGDEPAAEYWLRQSAEQGHALGAYALADLLEHRGDAGAGDWMRAAAERGHREASYRLARALDRKAVCEGESGSDNGVALLAEAEQFYRQAAARGHRRAALHLGAILEKRGELKEAGRWYLTSAKDGEARAACALGFLLRDAGDTESAAVWWLRAAQDGDGNAANALGALHAERGQTQTAERWYRAAMDAGDDNGAYNLGLLCAEQGRTAQAEQWYRRAAYAGHREAANALAILLLQGGDTAGAEPWFSKAAEAGSVDAAFNLGILHAGRGTEEDAGIALRWYERAAAAGHTEAALQVGMARLRDGDEQAAERHLRCAAGGGSAEAAYRLATVLDARRPPAPAHELGEPAHEKTECEEWYERAASQGHRRAQVRVGMMAAARGDVVEAARWYRAAAEAGSRNGAFNLGLLLAREGSEPEAAVWWTRAADAGHGRAALRLALVYARQGELAEGQRWADRAVRLGPAAVSERAARLRDALREELSA is encoded by the coding sequence ATGGACGTTATGGGGGACAAGGCAACTCTGTTCGAGACAGGGCGATTTGTGCAGCCTTCCGAACCCGCCGAAGCGGGGGAGGTGGCTGAGGAGGCCGTCGAGGAAGTTCGTCAGCGGCTCGCGGCCGAGGCCGGCGATGTCGAGGCGATGAGCGTCCTCGGGGCCATGCTGCTGCGCCGCGGTGATCTCGACGGAGCCGAGCCCCATCTGCGTGCCGCAACCGCGGCGGGCGACCGCGCCGCCGCCAACAATCTCGGGGTTCTTCTTCATCAGCGCGGATACGCCGACGAGGCCGCCGGCTGGTGGCGGGTCGCCGCCGTCGCCGGATCCGCGGCGGCCGCGCACGCGCTGGGCCGGTACCACCGCGAGCGCGGGGACGAGCCCGCCGCCGAGTACTGGCTGCGGCAGTCCGCCGAACAGGGACACGCCCTGGGCGCCTACGCGCTCGCGGATCTGCTGGAGCACCGCGGGGACGCCGGCGCCGGGGACTGGATGCGGGCCGCGGCGGAGCGCGGGCACCGGGAGGCGTCGTACCGACTGGCGCGCGCGCTTGACCGCAAGGCCGTGTGCGAGGGCGAGAGCGGGTCTGACAACGGTGTCGCACTGCTGGCCGAGGCCGAGCAGTTCTATCGGCAGGCCGCCGCGCGCGGGCACCGGCGCGCCGCGCTGCACCTCGGGGCGATCCTGGAGAAGCGCGGTGAGCTCAAGGAGGCCGGGCGCTGGTATCTGACGTCCGCCAAGGACGGCGAGGCGCGGGCCGCCTGCGCGCTCGGCTTCCTGCTGCGGGACGCCGGGGACACCGAGAGCGCCGCCGTGTGGTGGCTCAGGGCCGCGCAGGACGGCGACGGCAACGCCGCCAACGCGCTGGGCGCGCTGCACGCCGAGCGCGGGCAGACCCAGACCGCCGAGCGCTGGTACCGGGCGGCCATGGACGCCGGGGACGACAACGGCGCGTACAACCTCGGGCTGCTCTGCGCCGAGCAGGGACGCACCGCACAGGCCGAGCAGTGGTACCGCCGCGCCGCCTACGCCGGCCACCGCGAAGCGGCGAACGCGCTGGCGATCCTGCTGCTGCAGGGCGGCGACACGGCGGGCGCCGAGCCGTGGTTCTCCAAGGCCGCCGAGGCCGGGAGCGTGGACGCCGCGTTCAACCTGGGCATCCTGCACGCCGGGCGCGGCACCGAGGAGGACGCGGGCATCGCGCTGCGGTGGTACGAGCGTGCCGCGGCCGCCGGGCACACCGAGGCGGCACTGCAGGTCGGCATGGCCCGGCTGCGGGACGGCGACGAGCAGGCCGCCGAGCGGCATCTGCGGTGCGCGGCGGGCGGCGGCAGCGCGGAGGCCGCGTACCGGCTGGCGACCGTGCTCGACGCCCGGCGGCCGCCCGCGCCCGCACACGAGCTGGGGGAGCCCGCGCATGAGAAGACCGAGTGCGAGGAGTGGTACGAGCGCGCGGCGTCCCAGGGGCACCGGCGGGCGCAGGTTCGGGTCGGCATGATGGCCGCGGCCCGCGGCGACGTGGTGGAGGCGGCCCGCTGGTATCGCGCGGCGGCCGAGGCCGGCTCCCGTAACGGCGCCTTCAACCTGGGCCTGCTGCTGGCCCGGGAGGGCAGCGAGCCCGAGGCGGCGGTGTGGTGGACTCGCGCCGCCGACGCCGGGCACGGACGGGCCGCGCTCCGGCTGGCCCTGGTCTACGCGCGTCAGGGCGAGCTCGCCGAGGGGCAGCGCTGGGCGGACCGGGCGGTGAGGCTGGGGCCGGCGGCGGTGTCCGAGCGGGCGGCCCGGCTGCGGGACGCGCTGCGGGAGGAGTTGTCGGCGTGA
- a CDS encoding Fur family transcriptional regulator codes for MSDLLQRLRGRGWRMTAQRRVVAEVLDGEHVHLTADEVHSRAVAKLPEISRATVYNTLGELVSLGEVLEVSTDKRAKRYDPNAHRPHHHLVCAQCGAIRDVHPSGNPLADLPDTERFGFTVSDVEVTYRGICPNCAAA; via the coding sequence ATGAGCGACCTTCTTCAACGGCTGCGCGGACGCGGATGGCGGATGACCGCGCAGCGGCGCGTCGTGGCCGAGGTTCTCGACGGCGAGCACGTCCACCTGACGGCCGACGAGGTCCACTCCCGGGCCGTCGCCAAGCTGCCCGAGATCTCCCGGGCGACCGTCTACAACACCTTGGGCGAGCTGGTCTCCCTCGGCGAGGTGCTCGAGGTCTCCACGGACAAGCGCGCCAAGCGGTATGACCCGAACGCACACCGGCCGCACCACCACCTGGTCTGCGCCCAGTGCGGCGCGATCCGCGACGTCCATCCGAGCGGCAACCCGCTGGCCGACCTCCCCGACACGGAGCGCTTCGGTTTCACCGTCTCGGACGTCGAGGTGACGTACCGCGGCATCTGCCCGAACTGCGCGGCGGCCTAG
- a CDS encoding CBS domain-containing protein, whose translation MLVRDAMSTVVLTIGPAHTLRQAAALMSARRVGAAVVLDPDAGGIGILTERDILNSVGLGQSPDTERAHDHTTNDVVFAAPSWTLEEAARAMAHGGFRHLIVLDRGEPAGIVSVRDIIRCWAPARQHVPA comes from the coding sequence ATGCTCGTCCGCGACGCCATGAGCACGGTGGTCCTGACCATCGGCCCCGCCCACACCCTCCGCCAGGCCGCCGCCCTGATGTCCGCCCGCCGGGTGGGCGCAGCGGTGGTCCTCGACCCTGACGCCGGCGGTATCGGCATCCTCACCGAACGCGACATCCTCAACTCCGTCGGCCTCGGCCAGAGCCCCGACACGGAGCGCGCCCACGACCACACCACCAACGACGTGGTCTTCGCCGCCCCGTCCTGGACGCTGGAGGAGGCGGCCCGCGCCATGGCCCACGGCGGTTTCCGCCACCTCATCGTCCTCGACCGCGGCGAGCCCGCCGGCATCGTCTCGGTCCGCGACATCATCCGCTGCTGGGCACCCGCACGACAGCACGTGCCCGCCTGA
- the hisN gene encoding histidinol-phosphatase, with product MPDYLDDLRFAHVLADAADAATMNRFKALDLKVETKPDMTPVSEADKAAEELIRGQLQRARPRDAVLGEEYGLEGTGPRRWVVDPIDGTKNYVRGVPVWATLISLMEAGETGFQPVVGVVSAPALGRRWWAAKGHGAFTGRSLSSASRLHVSGVAKLSDASFAYSSLTGWEDQGRLGGFLDLTREVWRTRAYGDFWPYMLVAEGAVDICAEPELSLWDMAANAIVVTEAGGTFTGLDGRPGPHSGNAAASNGLLHDEFLGYLNERY from the coding sequence ATGCCGGACTACCTCGACGACCTCCGTTTCGCCCACGTCCTCGCGGACGCCGCCGACGCGGCGACCATGAACCGCTTCAAGGCCCTCGACCTCAAGGTCGAGACGAAGCCGGACATGACCCCGGTGAGCGAGGCGGACAAGGCGGCGGAAGAGCTGATCCGCGGCCAGCTCCAGCGCGCCCGTCCCCGCGACGCGGTCCTGGGTGAGGAGTACGGCCTGGAGGGCACCGGTCCCCGCCGCTGGGTGGTCGACCCGATCGACGGCACCAAGAACTACGTACGCGGCGTCCCGGTGTGGGCCACGCTGATCTCCCTGATGGAGGCGGGCGAGACCGGCTTCCAGCCCGTCGTCGGCGTCGTGTCCGCCCCGGCGCTGGGCCGCCGATGGTGGGCCGCGAAGGGCCACGGCGCCTTCACCGGCCGCAGCCTCTCCTCTGCCTCCCGCCTGCACGTCTCCGGGGTCGCGAAGCTGTCGGACGCCTCGTTCGCGTACTCCTCCCTGACCGGCTGGGAGGACCAGGGCCGGCTGGGCGGGTTCCTGGACCTGACCCGCGAGGTGTGGCGCACGCGCGCGTACGGGGACTTCTGGCCCTACATGCTGGTCGCCGAGGGCGCGGTCGACATCTGCGCCGAACCGGAACTCTCCCTGTGGGACATGGCCGCCAACGCGATCGTCGTCACCGAGGCCGGCGGCACCTTCACCGGCCTCGACGGCCGCCCGGGCCCGCACAGCGGCAACGCGGCCGCGTCGAACGGCCTGCTGCACGACGAGTTCCTGGGGTATCTCAATGAGCGCTACTGA
- a CDS encoding TetR/AcrR family transcriptional regulator: MPAARESLLDAAYTALARRSWSTVRMVDVAAVAGVSRQTLYNEFGSKEGLARALVRREADTYLAGIERALATHSDARERLAATAEWTASTARDNALVRAMLTGCWSERLPSPTLSAVPSSSAVPAQRRADGPLPSPGDFVVMVRDRAVAVLAGPGPAKPDTAELARSCELVVRLALSCVAAPPGEGGVADLVRAALHRQLTA; encoded by the coding sequence ATGCCTGCAGCACGGGAATCCCTACTGGACGCCGCGTACACGGCGCTGGCCCGCAGGTCGTGGTCCACCGTGCGGATGGTGGACGTCGCGGCTGTGGCCGGAGTGTCCCGGCAGACCCTCTACAACGAGTTCGGCAGCAAGGAGGGTCTCGCCCGGGCACTCGTGAGACGGGAGGCGGACACCTACCTCGCCGGGATCGAACGGGCCCTCGCCACCCACAGCGACGCCCGCGAGCGGCTGGCCGCGACAGCCGAGTGGACCGCGTCCACGGCTCGCGACAACGCGCTCGTGCGGGCCATGCTGACCGGCTGCTGGAGCGAGCGGCTGCCCTCGCCGACACTGTCCGCGGTGCCGTCCTCCTCGGCGGTGCCCGCGCAGCGGCGGGCGGACGGGCCGCTGCCGTCGCCGGGCGACTTCGTGGTGATGGTGCGCGACCGTGCCGTGGCCGTGCTCGCGGGACCGGGCCCGGCCAAGCCGGACACGGCGGAACTCGCGAGGTCCTGCGAGCTGGTCGTCCGCCTCGCGCTGTCCTGCGTGGCGGCCCCGCCGGGCGAGGGCGGGGTGGCGGATCTCGTACGGGCCGCGCTGCACCGCCAGTTGACCGCGTGA
- a CDS encoding DMT family transporter — MAWLLVVVAGILETGFAVCLKLSHGFTRLWPTIAFCVFALGSFGLLTLSLKKLDVGPAYAVWTGIGAAGTAIYGMIFLGDLVSTLKLVSISFVIVGVIGLQLSGSAH; from the coding sequence ATGGCGTGGCTGCTGGTCGTCGTGGCCGGAATACTCGAGACCGGCTTCGCCGTGTGCCTCAAGCTCTCGCACGGTTTCACCCGGCTGTGGCCGACGATCGCGTTCTGCGTCTTCGCCCTCGGCAGTTTCGGCCTGCTCACCCTCTCCCTGAAAAAGCTGGACGTGGGCCCCGCCTACGCCGTGTGGACGGGCATCGGCGCGGCCGGCACCGCCATCTACGGCATGATCTTCCTGGGTGACCTGGTGTCGACCCTGAAGCTCGTCTCGATCAGCTTCGTCATCGTGGGCGTGATCGGCCTGCAGCTGTCGGGCTCGGCGCACTGA